TCGATCCGGGTTTATGTCAATCCATTGGTCGTCTGGGTGTGGGGGGGCTCATTGCTCATGGCGTTGGGGGTGATCATTTCCCTTATGGGTGGGGGTGGCGTGTTGCGTCGGGAGAAAAAAGTCTCATGAAAACGCTTTGGAAAATCGTCTTGTTGGGGATTGTTGCGGCTATTTTGGTTCTCTTTGCCTTGGGGCTTAACAACGATCCCCGGAATATCCCCTCACCCTTGGTAAATCGCCCGGCGACCCCTTTTACCGCACCGGCTTTGGATGGCCGGGGAGATGTTTCCCTGAGCGATTATCAGGGCCAATGGGTGTTGGTCAATTTTTGGGGTTCATGGTGTGTCAGTTGTATTGCGGAGCATCCCTATCTGATGGTGCTGGCCCAAATCGCCCAATCCAGGCCTGACTTTTCCATCGTGGGGGTGGATTTTCGGGATACCCAAGGGGGGGCTGAACGCTTTTTGCAGCGTCATGGCGACCCTGGTTATCGCCACGCCAAGGATCCCAAGCAGAAAATTGCCATCGATTGGGGGGTTTATGGGGCGCCGGAGTCGTTTTTGGTGGATCCCAACGGCATGATTCGCTTGAAGCATACCGGCCCTCTCTATGATGGCTGGTTTGAGCGGGTAGCCCTGCCGCTTTTGCAAGAGACACCGGAAACAAAAGAACAAGCAGCGCCAATCGGCGTCAAAGGGGAGAAGGGGTGATGATGGGTCCGATTTATCAATCCATTGGCAAGGTGATGCTCCTCGCAGGTGTGCTCCTCTTTTCCCAACCCGGATGGGCCACGGAACTGGCGGAGGATCCCAGTGAGGCGCAAGTGCGGATTATCGCTCAGGATTTGCGCTGTGCGGTGTGTCAAAACCAATCGATCTACGAATCCAATTCGGATCTGGCCAAGGATATGCTGGAGGTGATTCGGGATAAGGTCCGTGCGGGAGAAGAGGAAGCGGCGATTCGGGACTATTTTTTCCAGCGTTATGGCGATTACATCTATCTGGAGCCCACCAAGGATGGCATGAACGCGGTGCTCTGGTTCGGCCCTTTCATTGCGCTGGGAATCGGTGCCTGGGCTTTGTGGGCGGCGCTGGGTCGCTGGCGCAAGAGCGCAGCCTCAAACCTGGACCCTGCTACCGCCGCCGCTGCCACAGCTGCCTCCCCCTCCCCCGGCTCGGAAGGGGATAAGATGCAAAAGCGGATTGAGCAGGAACTTGAAAAGGTGGATGTGTGAGTGTGTCTAGGCCTTTAGAATAGGGCTTCTATTTCACCAAAAGGAACCATCATGACTTACATCGCCCCAGATACTGAAGGGTTTTGAACAACCCCGCATCAAAATGAACAATAAGGCCGACCAGAGTGTTTCTCTGAAGTCGGCCTTTGTGATTGTTCTTTCCCTTAAGCCTCTATCACGTGGTTTGGATACTATTCAAATTCTGGTCAAGATGGAACAGATACGAATGAAGGAGGCCTGGGATGGGTATTTTAGCACTAAGCGCTGACGAACGAGTGAAAGATCTGGCTATCGACGAGGCCTACCTCAACGTCGATCTCATGGATGGCCGTCGCATATCGGTGCCTTTGGCCTGGTATCCCCGTCTACTGGAGGCCAGCCCCGAAGATCGCTCAGAGTGGCAGGTGTGTGGGGGTGGCTATGGGATTCACTGGCCCCGGTTGGATGAAGATCTCTCCACCGAAGGCCTGCTCCGGGGGGCTCCTGCGCCCGGGTTCACGTCTGATTCCCACACCGCTGATCCCTGATTCCCTCCTGTAACACCACAAACCCACACACATCGCCTGCATCCTCAAAGTATCAAAGCAGTCCCCCCCCCTTTCTTGCGGATCAAGCTGGACAACCAGCCATCCCCACCGCCACAATCCCCCATCATGAAAATCCTCTTCACCATCGATGTGGAAACCTGGCCGGTGACCACCGATCCGGAGACGTTCGGAGATTATTTCGAGCGCTGTATTTTTGGGCGGGTTGGGGATGGGGCGTGGGGGCTTTCCTATCAGCTTGATATCTTTCGGCAATACGATCTTCAAGCGGTCTTTTTTGTGGAGCCCCTGTTTGCCGGGGTGATGGGGCTTGGGTTTCTGGAGCGGATCGTTTCCCCCATTTTGGCAGCTGGTCACGACATTCAGCTCCACACCCATCCCGAATGGCTCAGCCAATACACCCCTCCCCTCCTGCCCTCAAAGACTCCCCGCCACCGGATGCATGATTATGCCGAAGGGGAGCAGGTTGAGATCATTGAGCAGGGGCTCAAGCTGCTGAAAAAATGTGGTGTTGATCAGGTGCAGGCCTTTCGGGCGGGGAGCTTTGGCGCCGATGACAACACCCTCAAAACCCTCTCCCAAACCGCCATCACCATGGATTCAAGCTTTAATCCCGGCTATCCCGAGTGCCGGATCACCCCTCCCCGCTCCTCCTCTTCCAACTCTGCCCCCCCCTCCCCCTGGCAGCCGGTCCGCCACCACGGCATCCTGGAATTTCCCATGGGGGGGTTCAGCGATTGGCCGGGGCACACCCGCCACTTGCAACTGACAGCGGTCTCAACGGCTGAAATGACGGGAATGATCGAACAGGCCTATGAAAAAAAATGGCGCTATCTGGTGATTCTGTCCCACAGTTTTGAACTCCTCAACCGCAGCCGCAGCCGGAAAGACCCCATCATGGTGCGACGTTTTGAAGCGCTCTGCCAATTTTTGGCGAATAATCGACAGCGATTCCAGACCATCGGTTTTGCTGACATCGACCCCCAAGCCTGGAGCAACGATACCGCCTGCCACCCCCCCCTGACCTC
The genomic region above belongs to Magnetococcales bacterium and contains:
- a CDS encoding DsbE family thiol:disulfide interchange protein, which produces MKTLWKIVLLGIVAAILVLFALGLNNDPRNIPSPLVNRPATPFTAPALDGRGDVSLSDYQGQWVLVNFWGSWCVSCIAEHPYLMVLAQIAQSRPDFSIVGVDFRDTQGGAERFLQRHGDPGYRHAKDPKQKIAIDWGVYGAPESFLVDPNGMIRLKHTGPLYDGWFERVALPLLQETPETKEQAAPIGVKGEKG
- a CDS encoding cytochrome c-type biogenesis protein CcmH, whose translation is MMGPIYQSIGKVMLLAGVLLFSQPGWATELAEDPSEAQVRIIAQDLRCAVCQNQSIYESNSDLAKDMLEVIRDKVRAGEEEAAIRDYFFQRYGDYIYLEPTKDGMNAVLWFGPFIALGIGAWALWAALGRWRKSAASNLDPATAAAATAASPSPGSEGDKMQKRIEQELEKVDV
- a CDS encoding DUF2442 domain-containing protein translates to MGILALSADERVKDLAIDEAYLNVDLMDGRRISVPLAWYPRLLEASPEDRSEWQVCGGGYGIHWPRLDEDLSTEGLLRGAPAPGFTSDSHTADP
- a CDS encoding polysaccharide deacetylase; amino-acid sequence: MRIKLDNQPSPPPQSPIMKILFTIDVETWPVTTDPETFGDYFERCIFGRVGDGAWGLSYQLDIFRQYDLQAVFFVEPLFAGVMGLGFLERIVSPILAAGHDIQLHTHPEWLSQYTPPLLPSKTPRHRMHDYAEGEQVEIIEQGLKLLKKCGVDQVQAFRAGSFGADDNTLKTLSQTAITMDSSFNPGYPECRITPPRSSSSNSAPPSPWQPVRHHGILEFPMGGFSDWPGHTRHLQLTAVSTAEMTGMIEQAYEKKWRYLVILSHSFELLNRSRSRKDPIMVRRFEALCQFLANNRQRFQTIGFADIDPQAWSNDTACHPPLTSHPLRTLHRMGEQLFRRVYAP